Proteins encoded together in one Vigna angularis cultivar LongXiaoDou No.4 chromosome 5, ASM1680809v1, whole genome shotgun sequence window:
- the LOC108340143 gene encoding auxin-induced protein 15A-like, which yields MVFRLPGIRKAISVGNQASSKAVDAQKGYLAVYVGEKMKRFVIPVSYVNKPSFQDLLSKAEEEFGYDHPMGGLTIPCSEDVFQHITSCFNGQ from the coding sequence ATGGTTTTTCGTTTACCTGGAATCAGAAAGGCAATATCTGTAGGAAATCAAGCATCTTCAAAAGCAGTTGATGCACAAAAGGGCTATCTTGCGGTGTACGTGGGAGAGAAAATGAAGCGATTTGTGATCCCTGTATCATACGTGAACAAACCTTCCTTCCAAGACTTGTTGAGTAAAGCAGAGGAAGAGTTTGGATATGATCATCCAATGGGTGGCCTCACAATTCCTTGCAGTGAAGATGTCTTCCAACATATAACTTCTTGCTTCAATGGACAATAA
- the LOC108339865 gene encoding auxin-induced protein 6B: MGFRLPGIRKALYAANQASSKAVDAPKGYLAVYVGEKMKRFVIPVSYLNQPLFQDLLSQGEEEFGYYHPMGGLTIPCNEDVFQRITSGLNSK; the protein is encoded by the coding sequence ATGGGTTTTCGTCTACCTGGCATCAGAAAGGCACTATATGCAGCAAATCAAGCATCTTCAAAAGCGGTGGATGCCCCAAAGGGCTATCTCGCAGTCTATGTTGGGGAGAAAATGAAGCGATTTGTAATCCCAGTATCATACTTGAAccaacctctattccaagaCTTGTTGAGTCAAGGTGAGGAAGAATTTGGATATTACCATCCAATGGGTGGTCTCACAATTCCTTGCAACGAAGATGTCTTCCAACGCATAACTTCTGGCTTGAATTCAAAATAA
- the LOC108339864 gene encoding senescence-specific cysteine protease SAG39: protein MATKTQCYHISLTLLFCMAFWTFQVTSRTLQDVSMHERYEEWMTRHGKVYKDPQEKEKRSKIFEENVNYIEAFNNAGNKPYKLGVNQFADLTNEEFIATRNRFKGHMCSSITRTTSFKYENMTAVPSSVDWRQKGAVTPVKDQGQCGCCWAFSAVAATEGIHALTAGKLISLSEQELVDCDIKGVDQGCEGGLMDDAFKFVIQNHGLNTEANYPYQGVDGQCNANAAVKHAATITGYEDVPANNEKALQKAVANQPVSVAIDASGYDFQLYESGVFTGSCGTELDHGVTAVGYGVSDDGTEYWLVKNSWGTEWGEEGYIRMQRGVTSQEGLCGIAMQASYPTA, encoded by the exons ATGGCTACCAAAACACAATGTTATCACATCTCTTTGACATTGCTTTTCTGCATGGCATTCTGGACTTTTCAAGTCACATCTCGCACTCTCCAAGATGTGTCCATGCATGAGAGGTATGAGGAATGGATGACTCGTCATGGCAAAGTGTATAAGGACCCACAGGAAAAGGAGAAGCGTTCAAAAATATTCGAAGAAAATGTAAACTACATTGAAGCCTTCAACAATGCTGGCAATAAACCTTACAAGCTCGGTGTTAATCAATTTGCAGACCTCACCAATGAGGAGTTCATAGCAACAAGAAATAGGTTCAAGGGTCACATGTGTTCCTCTATCACAAGGACAACCTCGTTTAAGTACGAAAATATGACTGCAGTTCCATCCTCAGTGGATTGGAGACAAAAAGGTGCAGTTACACCAGTCAAGGACCAAGGCCAATGTG GATGTTGTTGGGCCTTTTCTGCAGTTGCCGCAACTGAAGGAATTCATGCACTCACTGCTGGAAAATTGATCTCTTTGTCGGAACAAGAACTTGTTGATTGTGACATAAAGGGTGTGGACCAGGGTTGTGAAGGTGGCCTTATGGATGATGCTTTCAAATTCGTCATCCAAAATCACGGACTCAACACCGAAGCCAATTACCCTTATCAGGGTGTTGACGGACAATGCAATGCGAATGCAGCAGTCAAACATGCTGCTACCATTACTGGGTACGAGGATGTTCCTGCCAACAATGAGAAGGCACTGCAGAAGGCTGTGGCCAATCAACCGGTATCTGTAGCCATCGATGCAAGCGGCTATGACTTTCAACTTTACGAGAGTGGTGTGTTCACTGGGTCATGTGGAACTGAATTAGATCACGGTGTCACAGCTGTTGGATATGGCGTTAGTGATGATGGAACTGAGTATTGGCTTGTAAAGAACTCATGGGGAACAGAGTGGGGTGAAGAAGGCTACATTAGGATGCAGAGAGGTGTGACTTCTCAGGAAGGACTATGTGGCATAGCTATGCAAGCTTCTTACCCTACtgcataa